In the genome of Mugil cephalus isolate CIBA_MC_2020 chromosome 21, CIBA_Mcephalus_1.1, whole genome shotgun sequence, one region contains:
- the prpf39 gene encoding pre-mRNA-processing factor 39 has translation MEDTGLQLSDDTITGMLDTESPAMESNGDAFLPDLPVLGQAAEWSMDQVAPESLSNILPEDSDASQDVPGQEQQPSQEAKSTELASVEKAVEQFQLASAQLFQGEQPPPPPLPQEEAETQQPNQEMGVAPEPPLQDGIQDGTEATQATEDGMELEEPSKETQELTVPAEPELPSEFEKLFKGCEENPEDFNGWVYLLQYVEQENVLTAVRKAFDVFLLRYPYCYGYWKKYADIEKKHENLQVAEEVYRRGLTVIPLSVDLWLHYLTYLKENSDLNDPETEGRIRASYEHAVLAAGTDFRSDRLWEAFINWETEQQKLANVTAIYDRVLGIPTQLYSQHFQRFKEHVQNNNPKHFLSEEEFLQLRLELSKASLLAMVGDGEDGEALATQEELPPGTEDLADPAKRVTEIENMRHKVIEVRQEVFNHNEHEVSKRWAFEEGIKRPYFHVKALEKAQLTNWNEYLDFEIENGTPERVVVLFERCLIACALYEEFWAKYAKYLESYSIDGVRHVYKKACTIHLPKKPSIHLLWAAFEEQQGNVEEARDILKSLEASIPGLAMVRLRRVSLERRHGNLEAAEALLRDAMETAKNSTETTFYAVKLARQLMKVQKSLSKARKVLLDAIEKDQTSPKLYLNLLELEYSGDVTQNEAEILACFNRALQSSLPLESRLLFSQRKVEFLEDFGTDINALVAAYEEQQKLQKESEATKRKAENGYDSSQEPDAKRQRVDEDPSAAASAVTDMQANPSAYNYNWYQQYGGWGQNSWGQYGQYGQYNQYYPPPPT, from the exons ATGGAAGATACTG GCCTGCAACTCTCAGACGACACTATTACTGGAATGCTGGACACTGAATCCCCTGCAATGGAGAGCAATGGGGATGCCTTTCTTCCGGACCTTCCTGTTCTAGGCCAGGCAGCTGAATGGTCCATGGACCAAGTGGCTCCAGAGTCACTCTCAAACATTTTGCCTGAAGACTCTGATGCGTCCCAAGATGTTCCCGGGCAAGAGCAGCAACCCAGTCAAGAGGCCAAGTCCACAGAGCTGGCATCTGTGGAGAAGGCTGTGGAGCAGTTTCAGCTTGCCAGTGCTCAGCTCTTCCAAGGGGAgcagcctccacctccaccactgcCCCAGGAAGAGGCAGAGACTCAGCAACCCAACCAGGAGATGGGTGTCGCACCAGAGCCTCCTCTACAAGATGGCATTCAAG ATGGGACTGAGGCAACGCAGGCGACAGAGGATGGCATGGAGCTGGAAGAACCAtccaaagaaacacaagaattAACTGTTCCTGCAGAGCCAGAGCTGCCCTCCGAGTTTGAAAAACTGTTCAAAGGGTGTGAGGAGAACCCAGAAGATTTCAATGGCTGGGTCTACCTGCTTCAGTATGTGGAGCAAGAG AATGTCCTTACAGCTGTGAGAAAGGCATTTGATGTCTTCCTCCTGCGGTATCCCTACTGCTATGGCTACTGGAAGAAGTATGCAGATATtgagaaaaaacatgaaaatttacAAGTTGCAGAAGAG GTGTACAGAAGAGGCCTGACTGTTATCCCTCTCAGTGTGGATCTGTGGCTGCACTACCTCACCTACCTGAAAGAGAACTCAGATCTTAATGATCCAGAGACAGAAGGACGCATTCGAGC TTCCTATGAACATGCGGTGCTCGCAGCAGGGACCGATTTTCGCTCAGACCGCCTGTGGGAGGCCTTCATAAACTGGGAGACAGAGCAACAGAAGCTGGCAAATGTCACTGCCATCTACGATCGTGTCTTGGGCATCCCAACCCAGCTGTATTCCCAGCATTTCCAGAG GTTCAAAGAACACGTTCAGAACAACAACCCCAAACATTTCTTGTCCGAAGAGGAGTTTCTTCAGCTGAGGCTCGAGCTCTCTAAAGCCAGTCTTTTGGCGATGGTCGGTGACGGAGAAGATGGAGAGGCACTTGCTACTCAGGAGGAGTTACCACCTGGTACAGAAGATCTTGCGGATCCTGCTAAG AGGGTGACAGAGATTGAGAACATGCGCCACAAGGTGATCGAGGTCCGCCAGGAAGTGTTCAACCACAATGAACATGAAGTCAGCAAGCGCTGGGCCTTTGAGGAAGGG ATCAAGAGACCGTACTTCCACGTCAAAGCCTTAGAGAAAGCGCAGCTCACCAACTGGAACGAGTACCTGGACTTTGAAATTGAAAATGGGACTCCGGAGCGCGTGGTTGTTCTCTTTGAAAGATGTCTCATCGCTTGTGCACTCTACGAGGAGTTCTGGGCCAAG TATGCAAAATATCTAGAGAGCTACAGCATTGACGGTGTGAGACATGTCTACAAGAAGGCTTGCACCATCCATCTGCCCAAGAAACCATCCATCCACCTGTTGTGGGCAGCCTTTGAGGAACAGCAAG GCAACGTAGAAGAGGCTCGTGACATCTTGAAGTCCTTGGAGGCATCAATCCCAGGTCTGGCCATGGTGCGTCTTCGGCGGGTCAGTCTGGAGCGTCGCCACGGAAACCTGGAGGCAGCTGAGGCATTGTTGAGGGACGCCATGGAGACGGCAAAAAATTCAACTGAGACAACGTTCTATGCTGTGAAGCTTGCCAGGCAGCTGATGAAAGTGCAGAAAAGTCTGAGCAAGGCCCGGAAAGTGCTTCTAGATGCTATTGAAAAGGACCAG ACGAGTCCAAAGCTTTATCTGAACCTGCTGGAGCTGGAATACAGTGGGGATGTGACACAAAATGAGGCTGAGATCTTGGCTTGTTTCAACCGAGCCCTGCAAAGCTCCCTGCCCCTTGAATCCCGCCTGCTCTTCTCCCAGCGCAAAGTCGAATTCCTGGAAGACTTCGGCACTGACATCAATGC GCTTGTGGCTGCATATGAGGAGCAGCAGAAACTACAGAAAGAAAGTGAAGCAACAAAGAGGAAGGCTGAGAACGGCTATGACAG CTCTCAAGAACCAGATGCAAAGAGACAGCGTGTGGATGAGGACCCTTCAGCAGCAGCAAGCGCAGTGACTGACATGCAGGCAAACCCCTCTGCGTACAACTACAACTGGtaccag CAGTATGGTGGTTGGGGACAAAACTCCTGGGGTCAGTACGGCCAGTATGGCCAGTATAACCAGTactaccctcctcctcctacatgA